The Sulfitobacter sp. S223 genome has a window encoding:
- a CDS encoding vitamin B12-dependent ribonucleotide reductase: protein MKIERKFTTQGQDAYADLDFIHTVSEIRNPDGSIVFHLDNVEVPKSWSQVASDVIAQKYFRKAGVPAESKRVKEKGVPEFLWRSVPVEGTEMGGETSSKQVFDRLAGAWAYWGWKGGYFTTEEDARTYYDEMRHMLASQRAAPNSPQWFNTGLHWAYGIDGPAQGHYYVDHKSGKLTRSTSSYEHPQPHACFIQSVADDLVGDGGIMDLWVREARLFKYGSGTGTNFSSLRGAGEKLSGGGKSSGLMGFLKIGDRAAGAIKSGGTTRRAAKMVIVDADHPDIEDFINWKVLEEQKVASIVAGSKMHEQKLNLIFKAIAGWDGLEADAYDPAKNEQLKDAVRAAKKVAIPETYVKRVLDYAKQGHTSIEFPTYDTDWDSEAYNSVSGQNSNNSIRVTDAFLKAVEADGDWELIDRVSGKVAKTIRARDLWDQVGHAAWACADPGIQYHDTVNDWHTCPEDGAIRGSNPCSEYMFLDDTACNLASMNLLTFLKDGEFQVEDYMHASRLWTVTLEISVMMAQFPSKEIAQRSYDFRTLGLGYANIGGLLMNMGYSYDSDEGRALCGALTAIMTGVAYATSAEMAGELGAFPGYGKNSKHMLRVIRNHRNAAYGESTGYEKLAIKPLPLDHGNCPQAGLVDVAMSTWDEALKLGEKHGYRNAQTSVIAPTGTIGLVMDCDTTGIEPDFALVKFKKLAGGGYFKIINQSVPAALEKLGYGSAQIEEIVGYAVGHGTIGNAPGINHTTLMGHGFGPNELAKVDGALASAFDIRFVFNQWTLGEEFCTQVLGIPTEKLNDPTFDLLKSLGFSKKDVDAANDHVCGTMTLEGAPHLKQEHYAIFDCANPCGKKGKRYLSVNSHIYMMAAAQSFISGAISKTINMPNDATIEDCQKAYELSWSLGIKANALYRDGSKLSQPLAASLVEDDDEAAEILEIGSMHEKATVLAEKIVEKVIVKEIIKSHREKMPQRRKGYTQKANVGGHKVYLRTGEYEDGSLGEIFIDMHKEGAGFRAMMNNFAIAVSVGLQYGVPLEEFVDAFTFTKFEPAGMVQGNDSIKSATSILDYIFRELAVSYLDRTDLAHVQPQGATFDTLGRGEEENEANISAVSENAAAKSLEVLRQITSPGYLRNRVPQNLTVFQGGQSAAVQAISTLVPEGDGGVATAVASTTAISSTTVSMDARVKAKMQGYEGEACGECGNYTLVRNGTCMKCNTCGGTSGCS, encoded by the coding sequence ATGAAGATTGAACGGAAATTTACCACTCAAGGACAAGACGCATACGCGGATCTGGATTTCATCCACACGGTGTCTGAAATTCGCAATCCGGACGGGTCGATTGTATTCCATCTCGACAACGTCGAAGTGCCGAAATCCTGGAGCCAGGTTGCATCCGATGTCATCGCGCAAAAATATTTCCGTAAAGCGGGCGTGCCAGCCGAATCAAAGCGGGTGAAGGAAAAGGGTGTTCCTGAGTTCCTGTGGCGCTCCGTTCCTGTTGAAGGCACCGAAATGGGTGGTGAGACGTCGTCAAAGCAAGTGTTTGATCGTCTGGCGGGCGCTTGGGCCTATTGGGGCTGGAAAGGCGGCTATTTCACAACCGAAGAAGACGCGCGCACCTACTATGACGAAATGCGCCACATGCTGGCATCTCAGCGCGCCGCGCCGAATTCCCCGCAGTGGTTTAATACCGGTCTGCACTGGGCTTACGGCATCGACGGCCCTGCGCAGGGTCACTATTATGTGGATCACAAATCCGGCAAATTGACACGCTCCACTTCTTCTTATGAGCACCCGCAGCCGCATGCATGTTTCATTCAATCTGTAGCCGACGATCTGGTCGGTGACGGCGGCATCATGGACCTGTGGGTGCGTGAAGCGCGTCTGTTCAAATATGGCTCCGGCACCGGCACCAACTTCTCTTCCTTGCGTGGTGCGGGGGAGAAACTGTCAGGTGGCGGCAAATCCTCTGGTTTGATGGGTTTCCTGAAAATCGGTGACCGCGCTGCTGGAGCGATCAAATCGGGTGGCACCACGCGCCGTGCGGCCAAGATGGTCATCGTCGACGCCGATCACCCCGATATTGAAGATTTCATCAACTGGAAGGTGCTCGAAGAGCAGAAGGTTGCCTCCATCGTGGCGGGCTCCAAAATGCACGAGCAAAAGCTCAACCTGATCTTCAAAGCGATCGCGGGCTGGGACGGGCTTGAGGCCGACGCCTATGATCCAGCCAAGAATGAGCAACTGAAGGACGCGGTCCGCGCGGCCAAAAAGGTCGCTATTCCAGAAACATACGTCAAGCGAGTGTTGGACTATGCCAAGCAGGGCCACACAAGTATCGAGTTCCCTACCTATGATACCGATTGGGATAGCGAAGCCTACAACTCCGTTTCCGGCCAGAACTCCAACAACTCCATCCGCGTTACCGATGCCTTTCTGAAGGCGGTTGAGGCTGATGGTGATTGGGAACTGATCGACCGGGTGAGCGGTAAGGTCGCCAAGACGATCCGCGCACGGGATTTGTGGGATCAGGTTGGCCATGCAGCTTGGGCCTGTGCCGATCCAGGCATCCAGTACCACGATACCGTCAATGATTGGCACACGTGCCCCGAAGATGGCGCGATCCGTGGTTCCAACCCGTGCTCGGAATACATGTTCCTTGATGACACGGCTTGTAACCTTGCCTCGATGAACCTGCTGACTTTCCTGAAAGATGGCGAGTTTCAAGTCGAAGACTATATGCACGCGTCGCGTTTGTGGACTGTGACGCTGGAAATCTCTGTGATGATGGCGCAGTTCCCGTCCAAGGAGATCGCTCAGCGTTCCTATGATTTCCGCACGCTGGGTCTGGGGTATGCGAACATCGGCGGTCTGCTGATGAACATGGGGTATTCCTATGACAGTGACGAAGGTCGCGCGCTGTGCGGTGCGCTGACTGCGATCATGACAGGCGTTGCCTATGCCACATCCGCCGAAATGGCTGGCGAGTTGGGTGCCTTCCCGGGCTATGGTAAAAACAGCAAGCACATGCTGCGCGTCATCCGTAACCACCGCAACGCGGCCTACGGTGAAAGCACTGGCTACGAAAAACTGGCGATTAAGCCGCTGCCGCTGGATCACGGCAACTGCCCGCAGGCGGGATTGGTCGATGTGGCCATGTCCACATGGGACGAAGCGCTGAAGCTGGGCGAAAAGCACGGCTACCGCAATGCGCAGACGTCTGTCATCGCGCCGACGGGCACCATCGGTCTGGTCATGGATTGCGACACCACAGGGATCGAGCCTGACTTCGCCTTGGTGAAGTTCAAGAAACTGGCCGGTGGCGGCTACTTCAAGATCATCAACCAGTCGGTTCCGGCTGCCCTTGAAAAGCTTGGCTATGGCTCTGCCCAGATCGAAGAGATCGTCGGCTACGCTGTTGGCCACGGCACCATCGGCAATGCGCCGGGCATCAACCACACGACGCTGATGGGACACGGTTTCGGCCCCAATGAGCTGGCCAAAGTGGATGGCGCGCTTGCCTCTGCCTTTGACATTCGCTTTGTGTTCAACCAATGGACGCTGGGCGAAGAGTTCTGCACTCAGGTGCTTGGTATCCCCACCGAGAAACTGAACGATCCCACGTTTGATCTGCTGAAGTCACTTGGCTTCTCCAAGAAAGACGTCGATGCCGCGAACGACCATGTCTGCGGGACGATGACGCTAGAAGGGGCGCCGCACCTGAAGCAAGAGCATTACGCCATCTTCGATTGCGCGAACCCTTGCGGCAAGAAAGGCAAGCGTTACCTGTCGGTAAACAGCCACATCTACATGATGGCAGCGGCCCAGTCGTTTATCTCGGGTGCGATCTCAAAGACGATCAACATGCCCAATGATGCAACGATCGAGGACTGCCAGAAGGCGTATGAACTTTCATGGTCGCTGGGCATCAAGGCCAATGCGCTTTACCGCGACGGCTCAAAGCTAAGCCAGCCTCTGGCCGCATCGCTTGTAGAAGATGATGACGAGGCAGCAGAGATCCTTGAAATCGGGTCCATGCATGAAAAAGCCACCGTTCTGGCCGAGAAAATCGTGGAAAAGGTGATCGTCAAAGAGATCATCAAATCGCACCGTGAAAAGATGCCACAGCGGCGCAAGGGTTATACCCAGAAGGCCAATGTCGGCGGGCACAAAGTGTATCTGCGCACGGGTGAATATGAAGACGGCTCTCTGGGCGAAATCTTTATCGACATGCACAAAGAGGGTGCCGGTTTCCGGGCAATGATGAACAACTTCGCCATCGCGGTGTCGGTTGGTCTGCAATATGGCGTGCCGCTCGAAGAGTTTGTCGATGCCTTCACCTTCACCAAATTCGAGCCAGCTGGTATGGTTCAGGGCAACGATAGCATCAAATCGGCAACCTCAATCCTTGACTATATCTTCCGCGAACTGGCGGTCAGCTATCTTGACCGGACAGACCTTGCGCATGTGCAACCTCAAGGGGCCACGTTCGATACGCTAGGCCGTGGCGAGGAAGAGAATGAGGCAAATATCTCTGCAGTGAGCGAAAACGCAGCCGCGAAGTCGCTGGAAGTACTGCGTCAGATCACGTCTCCGGGCTACCTGCGTAACCGCGTACCGCAAAACCTGACAGTGTTTCAGGGTGGCCAGTCGGCGGCAGTGCAGGCGATCTCTACTTTGGTGCCGGAAGGCGACGGTGGCGTTGCCACGGCCGTAGCAAGCACAACTGCGATCTCGTCCACAACAGTGTCCATGGACGCCCGCGTCAAAGCCAAGATGCAAGGGTATGAGGGCGAAGCCTGTGGGGAATGTGGTAACTACACATTGGTGCGCAACGGCACCTGCATGAAGTGCAACACCTGCGGGGGAACCTCAGGCTGTAGCTAA
- a CDS encoding NADH:flavin oxidoreductase/NADH oxidase yields the protein MSLLFTPFILGNLTLENRIVIAPMCQYSAVDGNAQDWHLIHLGQLALSGAGMLIIEATAVSPRGRITPGDLGLYSDENETALARVVTALRAQSDMPLVIQIAHAGRKGSSHAPWDGGGQIRSDAPSGWMTEAPSALPHAPAEEAPEALDAAGLERVKQAFVDTALRAVRLGFDGIEVHMAHGYLLHQFLSPLANNRSDGYGGTLENRMRFPLEVFEAVRNAVPDDVPVWVRVSATDWVPDGWDLESTITLSSRLKELGCVAIDVSTAGVSPLQKIPVGPGFQVPFAAKIKAATGLPTMAVGLITEPEQAEAILQNGDADLIALARSMLYDPRWPWHAAAALGAQIKAPKQYWRSQPREFSTLFKDASVGQR from the coding sequence ATGAGTCTTCTTTTCACACCATTCATTCTTGGCAACCTCACGCTGGAAAACCGTATCGTTATTGCGCCCATGTGCCAGTATTCCGCCGTCGACGGTAACGCGCAGGATTGGCATTTGATCCATCTGGGCCAACTGGCGCTGTCAGGTGCCGGGATGTTGATCATCGAGGCAACTGCGGTCTCGCCGCGGGGGCGCATTACCCCTGGTGATCTGGGGCTTTATTCGGATGAAAACGAGACCGCTCTTGCGCGGGTGGTGACGGCGCTCCGCGCGCAATCGGATATGCCGCTGGTGATCCAGATCGCCCACGCGGGCCGGAAAGGATCAAGCCATGCGCCGTGGGATGGTGGTGGGCAAATCAGATCAGATGCGCCTTCGGGGTGGATGACCGAAGCCCCGTCTGCCTTGCCGCACGCACCTGCGGAAGAAGCGCCCGAGGCTTTGGATGCAGCGGGACTGGAGCGGGTGAAGCAGGCGTTCGTCGACACTGCCCTGCGTGCCGTGCGACTGGGCTTTGACGGGATTGAGGTGCATATGGCGCATGGCTATTTGCTGCATCAGTTCCTTTCGCCTTTGGCGAATAACCGCAGCGATGGCTATGGCGGAACACTGGAGAACCGCATGCGCTTTCCGCTTGAGGTGTTCGAGGCCGTGCGAAACGCTGTGCCGGATGATGTACCTGTCTGGGTACGGGTTTCGGCCACAGACTGGGTGCCGGATGGCTGGGACTTGGAAAGCACGATTACCCTTTCGTCCAGATTGAAAGAACTGGGGTGCGTGGCAATCGATGTCAGCACAGCAGGCGTGTCGCCCTTGCAGAAGATCCCCGTCGGCCCTGGTTTTCAGGTGCCTTTTGCTGCGAAGATCAAGGCTGCCACCGGTTTGCCGACAATGGCTGTGGGGCTGATAACAGAGCCGGAGCAGGCTGAAGCTATTCTGCAAAACGGTGACGCCGATCTGATCGCTTTGGCGCGATCCATGCTTTATGATCCGCGCTGGCCGTGGCATGCTGCCGCTGCTCTTGGAGCCCAGATCAAAGCGCCCAAGCAATACTGGCGCTCTCAACCGCGCGAGTTTTCAACGCTTTTCAAAGACGCAAGCGTGGGTCAACGCTAG